In the Nicotiana tabacum cultivar K326 chromosome 16, ASM71507v2, whole genome shotgun sequence genome, one interval contains:
- the LOC107825661 gene encoding GATA transcription factor 19 isoform X2 — protein MMTANPRPLQARLYEDHAPLQSIQMEEEEEDDDGTYEDDGGEETMDEAEEIRTKVLNHHQYGGGGGVVEVSRSSELTLAFEGEVYVFPAVTPEKVQAVLLLLGGCDIPTAVPTVEVPFDNKVEDFPKQVNLSRRFASLVRFREKRKERCFDKKIRYSVRKEVAQRMHRKNGQFASLKASSGSSNCDSAKSSLEGDGTQLSETVPGKCHHCGVSENCTPAMRRGPDGPRTLCNACGLKWANKGTLRDLSKGSRKLSVEPKELGNPDNPTKAFAEGCLDHCADVEKNLFSARSNLANEIPVGIISPSSDLVEQETLVDIGNASKTEIDIPANFD, from the exons ATGATGACGGCGAATCCACGGCCACTGCAGGCGCGTCTGTACGAAGATCACGCGCCGTTACAGTCGATACAgatggaggaggaggaggaggatgacGACGGCACGTATGAGGATGATGGAGGTGAAGAAACTATGGATGAGGCGGAGGAAATACGAACGAAGGTTTTAAATCACCATCAATATGGGGGAGGTGGTGGAGTTGTGGAAGTTTCTAGAAGTAGTGAGCTTACTCTTGCTTTTGAAGGTGAAGTGTATGTTTTCCCAGCAGTCACTCCTGAGAAG GTGCAAGCAGTGCTCTTGCTATTGGGGGGATGTGACATTCCTACTGCTGTGCCCACTGTTGAAGTTCCTTTCGACAACAAG GTTGAGGATTTTCCAAAGCAAGTTAATCTTTCAAGAAGATTTGCCTCCTTGGTTAGATTCCGAGAGAAGCGAAAGGAGAGATGTTTTGACAAGAAAATTAGATATAGTGTCAGGAAGGAGGTTGCTCAAAG GATGCATCGGAAGAATGGTCAATTTGCATCTTTGAAAGCAAGTTCTGGATCTTCTAACTGCGACTCAGCCAAGAGTAGCCTTGAAGGAGATGGCACTCAACTTTCTGAAACTGT TCCTGGAAAGTGTCACCATTGTGGTGTGAGTGAAAATTGTACGCCAGCAATGCGCCGCGGGCCAGATGGACCAAGGACACTCTGCAATGCATGTGGACTAAAGTGGGCAAACAAG GGAACATTGAGAGATCTAAGCAAGGGATCGAGGAAATTATCTGTTGAACCAAAAGAACTG GGAAATCCTGACAATCCCACGAAGGCATTTGCTGAAGGATGTCTTGATCATTGTGCTGATGTAGAAAAG AATCTATTCAGCGCTAGGAGCAATCTTGCAAATGAGATACCTGTGGGTATCATTAGTCCTTCTAGTGATCTTGTTGAGCAG GAAACTCTAGTTGATATTGGAAATGCTTCCAAAACTGAAATTGACATTCCTGCAAATTTTGACTAG
- the LOC107825662 gene encoding GATA transcription factor 25-like, giving the protein MNSDIQALNVDDHFSAAGEEVPAGTDKAVDFPIGYEGGVGGVKVTMPHHYTVYSASDHVAFQNGEANLNQLTLSFRGQVFVFDGVTTHKVQSVFQLLGGFEYSPGMQTVGLASPNQEDSVDYPLHCADPKRLESLIRFREKRKRRCYGKKIRYDVRQEVAFRMQRKNGQFARKGSGEPKQDDNPPEETWCIHCGTSSKDTPMMRRGPAGPRTLCNACGLTWANKGIMRNLYTASNDNTLLTELEDEDHSNSDYGAPPRYLSCQVSSSASDSSVLAAQQ; this is encoded by the exons ATGAATTCTGATATTCAAGCTCTGAATGTGGATGACCATTTTTCCGCCGCCGGCGAGGAAGTTCCCGCCGGTACTGATAAGGCGGTCGACTTTCCGATTGGGTATGAAGGTGGGGTGGGTGGTGTTAAGGTTACAATGCCTCATCATTACACAGTTTATAGTGCTTCTGATCATGTTGCTTTTCAAAATGGAGAGGCTAATTTGAACCAGCTCACTCTATCGTTTCGTGGCCAAGTTTTCGTTTTTGATGGCGTTACTACTCACAAG GTCCAATCGGTCTTTCAACTTTTGGGTGGATTTGAGTATTCTCCGGGCATGCAAACTGTAGGTTTGGCAAGTCCAAACCAGGAG GACTCTGTGGACTATCCATTGCACTGTGCAGATCCAAAAAGACTTGAATCCCTCATTAGATTTCGTGAAAAGAGGAAAAGGCGATGCTATGGAAAGAAAATCAGATACGATGTCCGCCAAGAAGTTGCTTTTAG GATGCAGCGCAAGAATGGACAATTTGCTCGAAAAGGCTCAGGTGAACCAAAACAGGATGACAACCCACCAGAAGAAACTTG GTGCATCCATTGTGGAACTAGTTCAAAGGACACCCCTATGATGAGGCGTGGTCCTGCTGGCCCAAGGACTCTTTGCAATGCATGTGGCCTCACTTGGGCAAATAAG GGGATCATGAGGAATCTCTATACGGCATCCAATGATAATACTCTGCTCACGGAACTAGAG GATGAAGATCATAGCAACTCTGACTATGGAGCTCCTCCCCGTTATCTCTCTTGTCAAGTTTCTTCCTCGGCCAGTGATTCCTCCGTTCTGGCAGCTCAACAATGA
- the LOC107825661 gene encoding GATA transcription factor 19 isoform X1 has translation MMTANPRPLQARLYEDHAPLQSIQMEEEEEDDDGTYEDDGGEETMDEAEEIRTKVLNHHQYGGGGGVVEVSRSSELTLAFEGEVYVFPAVTPEKVQAVLLLLGGCDIPTAVPTVEVPFDNKVEDFPKQVNLSRRFASLVRFREKRKERCFDKKIRYSVRKEVAQRMHRKNGQFASLKASSGSSNCDSAKSSLEGDGTQLSETVPGKCHHCGVSENCTPAMRRGPDGPRTLCNACGLKWANKGTLRDLSKGSRKLSVEPKELGNPDNPTKAFAEGCLDHCADVEKNLFSARSNLANEIPVGIISPSSDLVEQETLVDIGNASKTEIDIPANFD, from the exons ATGATGACGGCGAATCCACGGCCACTGCAGGCGCGTCTGTACGAAGATCACGCGCCGTTACAGTCGATACAgatggaggaggaggaggaggatgacGACGGCACGTATGAGGATGATGGAGGTGAAGAAACTATGGATGAGGCGGAGGAAATACGAACGAAGGTTTTAAATCACCATCAATATGGGGGAGGTGGTGGAGTTGTGGAAGTTTCTAGAAGTAGTGAGCTTACTCTTGCTTTTGAAGGTGAAGTGTATGTTTTCCCAGCAGTCACTCCTGAGAAG GTGCAAGCAGTGCTCTTGCTATTGGGGGGATGTGACATTCCTACTGCTGTGCCCACTGTTGAAGTTCCTTTCGACAACAAG GTTGAGGATTTTCCAAAGCAAGTTAATCTTTCAAGAAGATTTGCCTCCTTGGTTAGATTCCGAGAGAAGCGAAAGGAGAGATGTTTTGACAAGAAAATTAGATATAGTGTCAGGAAGGAGGTTGCTCAAAG GATGCATCGGAAGAATGGTCAATTTGCATCTTTGAAAGCAAGTTCTGGATCTTCTAACTGCGACTCAGCCAAGAGTAGCCTTGAAGGAGATGGCACTCAACTTTCTGAAACTGT TCCTGGAAAGTGTCACCATTGTGGTGTGAGTGAAAATTGTACGCCAGCAATGCGCCGCGGGCCAGATGGACCAAGGACACTCTGCAATGCATGTGGACTAAAGTGGGCAAACAAG GGAACATTGAGAGATCTAAGCAAGGGATCGAGGAAATTATCTGTTGAACCAAAAGAACTG GGAAATCCTGACAATCCCACGAAGGCATTTGCTGAAGGATGTCTTGATCATTGTGCTGATGTAGAAAAG AATCTATTCAGCGCTAGGAGCAATCTTGCAAATGAGATACCTGTGGGTATCATTAGTCCTTCTAGTGATCTTGTTGAGCAG GAAACTCTAGTTGATATTGGAAATGCTTCCAAAACTGAAATTGACATTCCTGCAAATTTTGACTA G